The Luteitalea sp. genomic sequence GGACACTCGCAGGCCGCACGGCCCTCTCTCAACAGCCTTGTGGCCTACCCGGCGAATGGCGTGGCCAGGGCGGGGAAGGGACCCGTGTTTCTCAGTGCAATACGAATGCCTATCGCCTGGACCACATTAACCAGTTGACACCTGATTCTCTGTCACCTGAAACTGCTCACACAGTGTGGCACCGCGTCCTCTTCGGAACAAGTCTGGCAGCGCTGGGACTTGCCGTTTCGGTTACTCGTGCCCTTCAGGCCGCGCAAGCACCGCCCCGCGTGCCAGACGCCTCCGATCCTTCCTCGATTGCGGATCTCGCGCCGCTGTCAGCGCCCACCGACGCCCTCATGGCGGGCGCCGTGGAGGCATTCCGGCGTGGCGACCTCTTGCGCGCGCGCGATCTCGCGACGCGCGCGCTGGCAGCGGGCCAGCGACAGGCGCCGCTCTACAAGCTGCTGGCGGTGACCGAATACCTCCTTGGGGATGCGCCACAGTTCGAGACCCACATCCGAGAGGCGCTGGCCCTCGCCCCTGAGGAGGCGGACCTGCACTATCATCTGGCGCGCCACCTCTACGAGCAGAAGCGGTATCGGGAAGCTGCCACATCCTTCGGGCGAGCGAGCACCCTCAGCCCGGACCACTACAAGGCGCGCTACTACGAAGGTCTCGTCGCTGAGGTCATGGGACAACCGGACCGGGCACGCGAGCTGTTCAGCAATGCCATCGCGACGATCGAGCGGCTTCGGGTTCGTTACGTGTGGCCCCACGTGGACCTTGGCCGGCTCTTGGTGGATCAGGGTGACATCGAGCGCGGGCTGGGCTGGCTCTATCGAGCCGTTCGCACCGATCCAGAGCTTCCCTACGGGCAGTATGAGTACGCAAAAGCGCTCCTTCGCGAAGGGCCGACGGCCGACGTCGAGCGCGCTCTCTTGGAGGCAATCCGCCTCGATCCGGGTTACGCGTCGGCGTACTACGTGCTAGCCCGTTATTACGCGAAGATCGGCGACGAGCAGCGGGCACAGCAGACGTTGGCGAAGTTCAAGGATGTGCAGGCCGACGACATGCCATCGCCCTACGGCTTGCGGCGGTGACGGGGCCTACCATTGCAACTCCTGACGCTTCTCACGTTCGCCCTCTTCACCTCCCTCGTGGCTGTGGCAACCTGGCGGCTGACCAGGCAGGATGATCACCTCACCGGAATCGGCTACTTCCTTGCCGGCCGCCGCCTGACCGCACCGTTCATCGCGGGCTCTCTGCTGCTGACCAACCTCTCGACCGAGCAGATGGTTGGGCTCAACGGCGCAGCCTTCAACGATGGGCTCGCCGTGATGGTTTGGGAGGTCGTCGCCGTGCTGGCGCTGGTCGCCATGGCGTTGTTCTTCCTGCCGCGGTTTCTCAAGAGCGGGATCGCCACGGTGCCGCAGTACCTGTGCGAGCGCTACGACGCGGTGACGCGCACGATCGCGGACGTGATCTTTCTCAGCGCGTACGCCGTGATCCTGCTGCCAATCGTGTTGTACACCGGCGCGGCGGGACTGAGCCAGATGCTCGACATCCAAGGGCTCCTCGGGATC encodes the following:
- a CDS encoding tetratricopeptide repeat protein is translated as MWHRVLFGTSLAALGLAVSVTRALQAAQAPPRVPDASDPSSIADLAPLSAPTDALMAGAVEAFRRGDLLRARDLATRALAAGQRQAPLYKLLAVTEYLLGDAPQFETHIREALALAPEEADLHYHLARHLYEQKRYREAATSFGRASTLSPDHYKARYYEGLVAEVMGQPDRARELFSNAIATIERLRVRYVWPHVDLGRLLVDQGDIERGLGWLYRAVRTDPELPYGQYEYAKALLREGPTADVERALLEAIRLDPGYASAYYVLARYYAKIGDEQRAQQTLAKFKDVQADDMPSPYGLRR